acgtgggagagccatgcttcggaacgaatgggccggctcgaccggagaaataccacgttctcacagaaaactggcgtgaaacagcgcttgcgctgtgtttcgccgagtgagtttaccggaggcccaatcccctaccctattcccttcccttacctctcctattcccttcccttcccttcccttccattcccatccctaccctcccctattaccctattccctcttaaaagaccggcaacgcacctgcagctcttctgatgctgcgagtgtccatgggcgacggatgttgctttccatcaggtgacccgtttgctcgcttgcccccttatttcataaaaataaaaactatcagagaagttgattcatattatACAGATGCCGGACCTTCGTgatttggtcacgttatgtcaaCTGATCCGACATAGcccagctaacattgaattgacataatccgaccaattgTCGTAGAtccatcaactgcctataaatcaatttattcgatggtatATTTGGGAAACTTAACGGGAACAAAAATAGCAGGGAAAAGCTGGATGCAAACTGCTAAAGACAGAGACAGGTGGAAAGAAATGGAGGAGGCTTTTACCCAGGATGGGACCACGTAGCAATGGAAGAAATAATCGAGAAAAAAGATCATGAATAACAGTCTGCActgctataaataaattaatatttgggAAAAATTTAGCAAAAATATGATACATTTGGAGATACGCTGTATATTCGGGAACTAAGTTTACCGCACCACAGTACATTCATACGTAAATTAGACGAAGCTGGCGTCGACAGGCGCGTAACGAGCGCATAGCTTACCCATAGCTGTATTAGAGATGGGAATAATGCCACACTGCCACAGCATAATAAATATGCGGTTAAATATGCCTAATAATATAGGAAGAGTTAAATGTTGGAATTAGCATTAATGTCTGTAGTTTCTaaactaagtaaataaaagaaaaatatgtgTCAAATGTCAAAGTCAATGAGACGTTTTATGTTCTATCTCTCTCTCACATCCTCTTTTGCATGGCCGACTGTGTATTTTATTGTTTCCAAAATAAATCAAGATTAATCTGCTGAATGGTATTTATTTCACCTCACGAACCATCATTAAACAACTAATATTATTTGGCTTACCTTTAAAATTATCTTAACAGAAAAGCTGTATTAGGGATGTGAATTATGTCACCGAATAATAAATATGCGGTTAAACTTGCcgaacaatattattgtaagaGAAGAAATTTACAGTTCTCGCCAGTTAAACAACTTTGGTAGAATAAAGTTCAaggcaattttataaaaatgttaagatttaatatacagggtgtaacaaaaataagtgataatactttagggtgtgtacgtgttccttgtagatgcactgtgaaagtagcagcgctgaaagaccaaaattttttttcacttttgtatgaggaaactcgtgacgctcagcctcttgcccatacaaaagtgaccaAAAAAAtttcgctgctactttcacagtgaactctctacaaggaacacgcacacaccctaaattattatcacttattattgttacacactgtataaataaaatacgtaacatattatgtattaaaaattataatggctgtttaacataatataaagtggtttcgattttcgattgtAACTGTGTAAATAAAACTGTATCTACTTatcatgttattatttattatcattttcaAAATTTCCATTCCAGGGGGTGCTGAATacttttgattaattattatattttattattttaccgaataaaatttataaaccgAATACGTACCGAATACTCGTAGCATCCCTAACGAGAATCTAAATTGTGTCTTAGATTTGAGATATCTTTGGAACACTGTCGCTTCTAACTAATAAGCGTCTTATCATGTAATATTGTATTAGTACAAACGTTACTATTATTAGGTGATTATGAATTACTATATGAATAGTGTTATTACTCTGAAAAGTGTTTGACTCTTTGACTACCAGACTAAAGTGGTATTTAAGAGTTCGCAACTGCTGCTATAAGGGCACTTACTGCCAATATCATAACCCcctttttggaacgaagttccttatcgcgcgttgcgaaagggggctagttTAGCGAGTTTAGTTAGACACTTCTTGCCACAGACGTAGATCTAGATAGATACCGTATGTGTATATGTACTTCGCGGGACAtccggtatctatcttgatctatgtctgtgctttttgctatagttgtaagccgtgcggtagcgcgtgttccTTTCTCAGTCTCTCTCTCtacaggttttttgtacataagaaataacttcgttccatccgggtgtcccttgacacctctcaagattTTTTTCCGTCATAGTCGGATAAAAAGTGGATTTTTTCATTTGCAACACTTACGGAATGTAGAAACGCATCGCATATAAAGCTGCCCAGGTTACACTCCCCACATGCACAGGAAGATGATAGGTGGACCTTGGAGAACCCCACCTTCTCATTGGCTAGCTCGCTGATCATAGGCAGGTATTCGTTCACCTTAGCTAGGACGTCAGGTGctgaaaaataaagaaataaaattaatcgaaTTAGGAATCATTGATGCACTTTTTGAACGCTGAGGAAAATGATTCCATCGTTTCGAGAAGAACAGGCATAAAAAACTCGTTCCGGGCCACCATTTCGGGGTTCCGATTATACCTTTGGGGTACGGAACCTTTTAAatcttatcttaatatatatatttcttgtgtgcgtgtgtatgtgactgaactcctcctaaacgactggaccaattttgatgaaattttttgtgtgtgttcgtggagattcgagaatggtttagatttacagtttggtctactggaaaatgttttttcaattaatttcttatttataaggagttgttgattttggaatgttttacattagatccggcggacggcgctatcatcgcattcaatattattctatttcaattttagtttgtcctgacaaatggtgctacgattaatttgaaaaaaatttgttattcaattcatgtgctgattaaaatattaaataaataacacataggctacaattttaaccgactttcaaaatgggggaggtgttatgttcgttttcttatattcaacgattactccgccgtttgttaaccgattttcaaaatttttcttttggtatataggctatcatcccaatttggtattatattcagaaaagtggtgatctgatgaaggatccataagtaatcgagggaactcctcaaaacttatagggaaacatatggtgacttcggtttcgtaagaagtattctaagcatatgctaccaacaagtaagattttgcaccgagatatacctggtataccgtggttcggaaggtgctgagagaattcctgattctttatagatacaagtttgggagtttcggcgttgttttaagaacagaaagcatatgctactatgcaaattacattcttcatcatcatcatcatcatcatcactaccatattataccatttcatagtcttttagatcgagactcgagtttgtcaagcgataatttaaaaaaatctatatctacctaatattataaacctgaagagtatgtttgcttgaacgcgtcaatctcagaaaccacaggtccgatttaaaaacttatctcagtgttagatagatcatttatcgagtaagactcatcatttatcgagaaggttatattatattattactctaagactaatacgacagaagaaactcaggaaaatatgggaaaaacgggggaaatattttttatgggaaaatgtagctacggattctgtaaaatttctaattcacgcgggcgaagccgcgcgggacatctagttgaaatatataaaaaaaagctaTCATAGAATACCTAGGCAACTTAAATGTTCATGACGATTTGAATAATTCAGAAacctattttattatgttatggACCTAAAAACtggtaacaaatatttaattactgaGCGTTTTACGGAATATTAGCCCAAAATATAGTTGAGAATTAATAAGACTCTCCCAATAATAACATcaacaactagatgacgcccgcaactccgttgcgccaaaactcatttatcgcacgggaaccgtacatttttccgagacaaaagtatcctatgtcctttcccaggactcaatgtatctccatgccaaatttcagcaaaatcggttcagcggtttaggcgtgaagaggtaacagacagatagacggacagacagacacactttcgcatttataatattaagtatggataaggTATTACAAAATTCGTAATAAAAATACTCgtacataattaaaaatattcggatttaaaattcattttgatATAACATTCGATATTCATGAACGAAAAATAAGGTTTCATGTAATTACCTTGTTCTATTTCATTCGAAACATAATGTGGGTTTCCGTTCCAACTCAGAAGCTCACCGTTTTcgttgaaatataattttatttcgcCCAAATATGCTGTGTGTGCCGCGGCCTGCACTATCAGCacctaaaaaaaattgttggctGTTATTCCTGGCTATTAGAATTAGACCCCGTTAGAGCCTAGGGGTTCCTCGTTCGATAGCGCGTTTTAGATTTGTGCGCTGTTTTTTTAACAAGCACTCTCATTGGTCTCTTACCGATCTAGTGGGTTGCTCGACAACCACAGGGTACGGTCCGGCGGGGGTGAACACGGACCCCACTGGTGGTTCCTCGTTGCTGAGCAGCGTGTGACTGTGACCACCGACTATGATGTCGATGTATGGACCACCGTTCAGGGCTATATTCCTGAAAAATGCTGAAAGTGGGTTACagcatttttaacccccgaggAAGAGGATGTTTTTTGttctatgtgtgtgtgtgtgtgtgtgtgtgtgtgtgtgtgtgtgtgtgcgcgcgCGCGTGTGCgcgcgcgtgtgtgtgtgtgtgtgtgtgtgtgtgtgtgtgtgtgtgtgtgtgtgtgtgtgtgtgtgtgtgtgtgcgtgtgtgtgtgtatgtggcATTGTAGCATCTAGTAAGATCATTAGTGGCATCGTAGATTTTAAAAGGGTGGactgattttgatctagttttttaaaACTGACAATATGATCGACAGTGTTCTTAGCCATGATGCAGCGTCATCAGCTCGTTCATTGTTGTTTTTTATTTCTAGTACTTAACTGATTTTCCAGAACATGATGCAAGAAtggtaatttctttattataatttatttttaggacATCAAGGTCGCAAACTTTAGGTGAAACCTCGAAGCTTTGTCGCACTGAGTTTGAGACTTGAGAAGTATTCTTATAGATCCATTTTAGGtttgtacggttcctgcgcaagAAACGAATAATAGCTCTTCAACCAGGACCCGATCtagccgctccaggcaaagatcattttcgccgccctttacatatacaggaaacatatttgttgggggaaaatgggaggaatatttaagtaaaatactcaaatatttccactagcaaacttaaggtaggttagctggtaaaattctcaaacttaatcaacatttttacgtcagatttagttctcttctcCCGCATTGGgggcaaagacttctatttaaactgaattCTTtgattgggggcgctgattccactTCAACTCCACCACCTACTTAGAACACCTGCGTGTTTGAGGAGCTCTACGTATGATTCTACAACAAATTTTTGGTCAACTTTCTTACCTGGTACCTGCCCAGGAGTCACACGTAGAGTGACTAAGTACATAAGGCACTACTAaaaacctatggtttcatccatcagagagtaagttatgtctgaTCCTTCTAAGATCTGGgtctatttatattatgtcactAGCACATCGCAATCAACAGGGTTACGATATAAACCCTGTTATTATATTTGATTGATGAGGGTTCGTTCATTAAGACAGATGGAGATCGCCAAATATCTGTTGATTGTTCTTACGCATTAtagacattaattattatctcttGAATTGTACACAATAAAtatgattaatattatgatttgggACCCAAACGTGGCTTTACATCGATACACTGATGCAATAGTTACCCACTTTTAATTATTCTGCAACTTTACTCACGTCTCGATGGAGGAGAACACTGTAAATGTGACGTCACACGGCAGAAGAAGTTTGTAATTGTATTTTGAACAAGTTGTTCCTTTCTTGGGAAATGAGGAACTTgctgctactttctcagtgaactTGATAGAATCccttattatatattactagatgacgcccgcaactctgttgcgccaaaattagtttatcgtgtgggaaccgtacatttttccaggacaaaaagtatcctatatcctttcccgggacttaaagtatctctgtaccaaatttcagcccgtttaggcgtgaagaggtaacagacagacagacagactttcgcatttataatattagtaattcgATCACAGtctccaggaaatgctattgtattctattgttgtcgcgatcaccggtgctcttatgggacTTGAAGAATTAATATGGATAAAGATGACtaagaaagtagcagcgctgaaaaatagcattttttgtgattagaATGGGAAAAGAaaagtcattctttcagcggtGATAAAATCACCCTATATCGAGTTCGCTGTGACCCACCCTAAGGTATTTTATCACTTGGTTTTGTAGGTTCAataaacatcataatatctgtatcaaattccatcaaaatatacTGTTTTCAAGCCTATAACACTCCTCATAATACATGGAAAGGTTCGTGAGTGTAAGATACCTGTCAATATCCAACCCGCAGTGTGACAGTACGACGATAATATCTACGCCCTGCTCGTGTAGCTTCTCAGCCTCCTGTCGAACTGTCTCCACCTCGTCAGTAAACCTCAGTTGTCCTGTTGATGCCAGCTCctataataaaatgataataatataagaaaaaataaatagaagCATTAACTTAATCATATGGAGTTGTTTTCAATGAGTGAGGTTACCAGCCAAAAAAACAGGTAGTATGAGAGACgtcttgtataataataataataataaatcattttattcaTCTCCACAAATTACAAGGATATATAAaggtacttaaaaactaattgtttacacatatttattaagttgtaacttgtggGAGATCTGGAGTCTAAACTAGGCCAAGCCTGTAATATAGATCTCCAGGCCCCCCcaaccaaaattattatatgtatttgtGTACAATTTGTGAACATCACTTAGTTACACccattatatgtatattacaatataatattatacatccgTTAAATATGCGTCAAACATATTGATATTCTTACCTTcttaatttaaagtaaatagtaaaaaataatcttattaaTTTAGGTGTGTGTATGTTGTAAGTGTAATTGTGTATGTGGTGTTTGTGTGTTGTTTGTTGGTTgtgtttgtatatattatgattataagataacaatattataatattaaatatgatttttacctttttgtatataaataaataaatttacattctAGCTAATAATAGCTTTTCCGTTTCTTCGTAATTAAGACCTAGTAACCATTTATAAATTAGTTTCTTGCATTCAGTTCTGGTACAATTAGATATATAAAGTAGTTTGTTACATTTATTATAGAGGGTGCTACCTAAATATTGAGTAAATCTCTGAGCAAAAGATGTATTGACGGCTGTAGGCTCACATGTAGCGTAGCTACGTCTCGTATGGGCTATAAGTGTTCTGCGGCCTTCTTgtggtatattattatgtgtgtgtAGTAGAGTATGATATATATAAAGTTGACGGACTGAAAGGACTTGGGCGTCTTGTTGTATATAGCGAATGGAGTGGCAACCGTCATATAAAGTTAGTTGGGGGTGACAATCGCTTACTAGAAAGAGAAAGACAGACGAACGGATCTGCTAGTAGGTACCAAGCTGTTTTAGGTGCAACCGCACAGACGACAGACTATACGAGgcgcactttttagtctgtggaaaTGCAGTagcgcacacgacgcgcagcgcagatAATTGCAtttccacagactaaaaagtgcgtcacggatagtctgtcgtctgcgctgcgcctcaTTTGTATTTCGCTCAGAaactctaacggccgttcctaatatttgatctatctctggttttgccctactagagataggaatatcTCACATGAGACATTAGAGAttaaaaataagggggcaaacgagcaaacgggtcacctgatggaaagcaacttccgtcacccacggacactcgcagcatcagaagagctgcatgtgcgttgccggccttttaagagggaatagggtaataggtgagggtagggaagggaagggaataggggagggtaggaaagggaatagggtaggggattgggcctccggtaaattcactcactcggtgaaacacagcgcaagcgctgtttcacaccggttttctgtgagaacgtggtatttatccggtcgagccggcccattcgtgccgaagcatggctctcccacgtatatttattttatacttacattaGTAGAAGCGATAATAACTCCAATGATACCGATTCTTCTGCCATTCTTCTCAACAATGATACTAGGCTCGTATAACCCTTGTATAGTAGGTTCATCATCGTCTATAATGTTGGCTGTGACGACTGGCGCTTCCAGTGCTTTCAAATATGGAACTACTCCCTCTATACCATTGTCGAACTCGTGATTTCCTAGTACCTATTAAGgaaatattaaaagtaagttatttgaaacaaaattcATAACTTTTACAGTGTGAAGATTCTAAAAGTAAAAATAGATAAGTTTTTTAATCGttt
Above is a genomic segment from Aricia agestis chromosome 18, ilAriAges1.1, whole genome shotgun sequence containing:
- the LOC121736061 gene encoding apyrase-like isoform X2, which codes for MFVTASCQDYELNIVHYNDFHARFVETSPAGTVCNPSDEPCIGGFARLTTLIREALQREPESLVLNGGDSFQGTIWYNLLRWNVTQDFMNMVHHDAHVLGNHEFDNGIEGVVPYLKALEAPVVTANIIDDDEPTIQGLYEPSIIVEKNGRRIGIIGVIIASTNELASTGQLRFTDEVETVRQEAEKLHEQGVDIIVVLSHCGLDIDRNIALNGGPYIDIIVGGHSHTLLSNEEPPVGSVFTPAGPYPVVVEQPTRSVLIVQAAAHTAYLGEIKLYFNENGELLSWNGNPHYVSNEIEQAPDVLAKVNEYLPMISELANEKVGFSKVHLSSSCACGECNLGSFICDAFLHSVLDRAEGDAWSYAHLCVINQGGIRVDIAPGDVTFESLLLSTPFENNVEVFDLKGEHILELLEFSVANDPYPGGRMVQISDDIK